In Mycoplasmopsis phocirhinis, the DNA window AAAATTCACCAAGATTGCGTCAAGCTGTTGTGGATAAATTACATTTTGCAAAAATAAAATTAGACACACAAGCAAACAATGCCAAAGTAGGAGAATATGCTTTAATTTCTACACCTGATAGCGCTATTAAAGTATATGTGGTACGCACTAACGAAGAACTTTTAATTGCACAAAATGCCTTAAAACTTTTCAGCTAATGAAAAAAGCAATTTATGCTGGTTCATTTGATCCTCTACATGATGGACACAAAGCAGTAATTCAAAAAGCACTAAAATTAATTGATGAATTAACAATTGTTGTTTCTAATAACCCTGACAAAAATAATTTACAAGGTATTGAACAACGATATTCAAAAATTAAACAATATTATGCCAATGATGCTCGCATCAAGGTAATTGTTAACAAAAATGAATTAATTGCTCATATAGCAGCAAAACTAGGCATAAATTTTTTAATTCGTTCAGCCCGTAACGATATTGATTACAAAACAGAATTAGATATTGCTGCTGGTAATAATCAAGTTAAGGGTGACCTAGAAACAATTCTAATTATTCCTGATTATAAAATGATTGGAATAAGTTCAACTTTAATTAGACACCAAAAAGCAATCAAAAAGGATTAAAATGTGAAAATTTGTTAAAAGTGCGTTAGATAAAAATAGTTGAATTGACACTAACGGCAATATTCAAGTTATTTTTTGAGGACGTTCTAATGTTGGTAAATCTTCACTTTTAAACGCTATAACAAATCAAAAAATATCATTTGTATCTAAAACCCCAGGACGCACGCAATTAATCAATTATTTTACTGATTTAAACAATAAATTTATTGTTGATTTGCCTGGTTATGGTTACGCAACAATGAGTAAGCAAAAACAACAACAAATGCTAAATTCAATTAAGCAATATTTAGAATTTGAACCAAATCCTAAACATCTTTTTATCTTGCTTGATTCCCGGAGCGGGATTACAAAACTTGATCATGAAATTATTGATTTTATCACACATTTAGGCTTAAGTTTTTCTTTAGTTTACACAAAAATAGACAAATTAAACCAAAAAGATAAATCAGCTTTAATTAAAAAACACGCTGAACAAATTCAAAATTACAAATTTAATTCAGAGACTTTTTTAGTTTCAGCCCACAAAAAAATTAATTTAGATGAATTAGTTGAATATATAGATAAAATTCTTTATCAACCATAACCAAAATTAAACTAGGAGTTGACTTATGAAAAAAAACAAAAAATTTTTAACTGGTCTTTTAGCAACTACAATTATTAGCGCAGCAGCAATTACAATTACAACAGTTGCGATGAACGCTTATAATCCTCAAACAAGTGCTGAAAAAAGAATTGCCAATTATGAATTTTACGTCGGCCAAGATTTCGCAAAACAAATTCAAAATCATTTTCCTAGCGAATATGCTTTTGCCTCGTACAATGATTTTCGAGCAACTCGTAGTGCAGATGATAATGTCTTATTTCAGCCTGAATTAAAAAATTCATCTAATTATGCGAATCAATTTTGACCATATCAATTAGAAATTAGTTATGATAACGAAAAGTCAAATGTTGATGAATTCAAAAGAAGACAAGAACAAAAATTATTTTATTTGCGAAATTCTAAATCAAGTGCTCCTATTGATGTATTAAAAGCTACTCACAATATATATTATCATTCTTATGCCAACGATTTTACAGGCGAATTATTTTTATCAGTTTTGCTCGAAGATAAAAACCCTAGTTCAAAAAGCGAACAAGAGCTTTTAAATAAATCTACTAGTGACACAATTCGCATCGACTCATGAAAATCAAAAGTTTTT includes these proteins:
- the coaD gene encoding pantetheine-phosphate adenylyltransferase, whose product is MKKAIYAGSFDPLHDGHKAVIQKALKLIDELTIVVSNNPDKNNLQGIEQRYSKIKQYYANDARIKVIVNKNELIAHIAAKLGINFLIRSARNDIDYKTELDIAAGNNQVKGDLETILIIPDYKMIGISSTLIRHQKAIKKD
- the yihA gene encoding ribosome biogenesis GTP-binding protein YihA/YsxC — its product is MWKFVKSALDKNSWIDTNGNIQVIFWGRSNVGKSSLLNAITNQKISFVSKTPGRTQLINYFTDLNNKFIVDLPGYGYATMSKQKQQQMLNSIKQYLEFEPNPKHLFILLDSRSGITKLDHEIIDFITHLGLSFSLVYTKIDKLNQKDKSALIKKHAEQIQNYKFNSETFLVSAHKKINLDELVEYIDKILYQP